One genomic window of Halovivax cerinus includes the following:
- a CDS encoding sensor histidine kinase: MKFATGSSAPTQPVAVVAIHALGVVLTAGVIVETLVLALLGSDVQFGELYLAGMLSMLPFLAWLLYAPRRLDRADVRPARYPRIGRWVLGGIVSFVLINAALIAAIPPGKVALVVGWVRWAIVIGASVGLLIGVIEARAVERARRAERTAVRAEQLKEQRDLLDYLNSILRHEVLNTAAIVDGYATRLMDEGATLDDEEREWARVIHAEADDLTNVIDDVQVLLRTASGDHELYPVDLADLLRSEVAALERSQERVTIESDIPSSVYVRADALLSRVFGNILANAVEHTDDPDPWVGVTVTRDEGTVRVDVEDDGPGIAPDERETIFDRGRGHADTHGLGLYLVEKLVTAYDGDVYLAETGPGGSRFTVELPRSQPPADAPARETDGAPSTG; the protein is encoded by the coding sequence GTGAAATTCGCCACCGGCAGTTCGGCCCCCACCCAGCCGGTGGCGGTCGTCGCCATCCACGCACTGGGCGTCGTGCTCACGGCCGGTGTGATCGTGGAGACGCTCGTACTGGCGCTCCTCGGGTCCGACGTCCAGTTCGGAGAGCTCTACCTCGCCGGAATGCTCTCGATGCTCCCGTTTCTCGCCTGGTTGCTGTACGCTCCGCGGCGGCTCGACCGGGCAGATGTCCGCCCGGCCCGGTACCCGCGGATCGGTCGCTGGGTGCTCGGCGGCATCGTGTCGTTCGTGCTCATCAACGCCGCGTTGATCGCGGCGATACCGCCGGGGAAGGTGGCGCTCGTCGTCGGCTGGGTCCGCTGGGCGATCGTCATCGGCGCGAGCGTCGGGCTGTTGATCGGGGTCATCGAAGCCAGGGCGGTCGAGCGCGCGCGGCGCGCCGAGCGAACGGCGGTGCGCGCCGAACAACTGAAAGAACAGCGCGACCTGCTCGATTACCTGAACAGCATCCTGCGACACGAGGTCCTGAACACGGCGGCGATCGTCGACGGCTACGCGACGCGGCTCATGGACGAGGGCGCAACGCTCGACGACGAGGAACGAGAGTGGGCGCGCGTGATCCACGCCGAGGCGGACGATCTCACGAACGTCATCGACGACGTCCAGGTGTTACTGCGGACAGCCTCGGGCGACCACGAACTGTACCCCGTCGATCTCGCGGACCTCCTTCGATCGGAGGTGGCGGCGCTCGAACGGTCACAGGAGCGTGTCACGATCGAGAGCGACATTCCGTCGTCGGTGTACGTCCGCGCGGACGCGCTGCTGTCCCGCGTGTTCGGAAACATCCTCGCGAACGCGGTCGAGCACACCGACGATCCGGACCCGTGGGTCGGGGTCACCGTCACCCGGGACGAGGGGACGGTCCGCGTCGACGTCGAAGACGACGGTCCCGGGATCGCACCCGACGAGCGCGAGACGATCTTCGATCGGGGGCGCGGCCACGCCGACACGCACGGTCTCGGCCTCTACCTCGTCGAGAAACTCGTCACGGCCTACGACGGGGACGTGTATCTCGCCGAGACGGGGCCCGGCGGGAGTCGGTTCACCGTGGAGCTGCCGCGCAGCCAGCCACCAGCCGACGCGCCGGCCAGAGAGACCGACGGTGCCCCGTCGACGGGGTGA
- a CDS encoding CFI-box-CTERM domain-containing protein, protein MSASGMNWVEGERVGPFCPRDGVSPTARETEPIELVSPVADARTVTLEPGTETAVTFTIPAAEVSGAVEITVRSADDRDSVTVTAVDPCFIATAAYDTPRAQEIDVLRAFRDEVLAANALGRVAITAYYRTSPPIADWIRRNPRRRYVVREFVVAPTVSAVERLRG, encoded by the coding sequence GTGAGCGCCTCCGGAATGAATTGGGTCGAGGGCGAGCGCGTGGGCCCGTTCTGTCCACGCGATGGAGTTTCTCCTACCGCTCGAGAGACGGAGCCGATCGAACTCGTCTCGCCCGTCGCGGACGCACGGACTGTGACGCTCGAACCCGGGACGGAGACGGCGGTGACGTTCACGATTCCGGCGGCCGAGGTGTCGGGCGCGGTCGAGATCACCGTGCGGAGCGCCGACGACCGGGACAGCGTGACGGTCACCGCCGTCGACCCGTGTTTCATCGCGACGGCGGCGTACGACACGCCCCGCGCCCAGGAGATCGACGTTCTCCGGGCGTTCAGAGACGAGGTGCTCGCGGCGAACGCGCTCGGCCGCGTCGCGATCACCGCGTACTATCGAACGAGTCCGCCGATCGCAGACTGGATCCGACGCAACCCGCGACGCCGGTACGTCGTTCGCGAGTTCGTGGTGGCACCGACCGTCTCCGCCGTCGAGCGACTTCGAGGCTAG
- a CDS encoding DUF378 domain-containing protein translates to MSTEPSSRFGWLESLTLVLVTIGALNWGLVGLTEFVGTNLNVVDLVFGSMPAIEAAIYLLVGLAGLVMVAVATRRYRHRADIEAERARAAR, encoded by the coding sequence ATGTCCACAGAACCGTCGTCCCGCTTCGGCTGGCTCGAATCGCTCACGCTGGTCCTCGTCACGATCGGCGCGCTCAACTGGGGCCTCGTCGGCCTCACCGAGTTCGTCGGCACCAACCTGAACGTCGTCGACCTCGTCTTCGGCTCGATGCCCGCCATCGAAGCCGCGATCTACCTCCTCGTCGGCCTCGCCGGCCTGGTGATGGTCGCCGTCGCGACCCGGCGCTACCGTCACCGCGCCGATATCGAGGCGGAACGCGCCCGCGCGGCGCGATAA
- a CDS encoding AAA family ATPase, with the protein MYERQGDHIQDELDRILVALTGLTGLTDVPERLDVTVPDATATGDAEGAASDLATFGERVRSLSPSSNPPAEATVEASRTHLQSVLEERAATIDRRLKTARNATVELRLDTLARSFDLSRTHLDAILLALAPEIDWSIAAVYGSLCGLEQSVMPPITVLEQILGRMGHGSAPGDVAPKEALAATGPLFDYGLLVRNVGAPATPSSFDTVTVDERIVDYLKGGDSLDHALVDIVSIDHPDRSLSDLVFDDETADTIGAVRDRSAAADVPTIFHFSGEDGTGDDRLPAALTDADTPILCADAADIVEDDDLCTRLVREAALQDATIHLTGLERVTDRTETPAVGLGEDGGVAMPDPDAPTVDSIVERFDDAPGDVFLSHTEEWKPDVDLTDHRVETVYCPFPEYDTRLEIWQGFADEVAESYLIETVATNFRLPQRDIRRAVKTARYLCRTDGDAADIGDGPVDIEGDSVDPDAIDDSSADPDELGGGGARAAFAPVDGALEREHLYEACKRYSASNLEALADRMEPGYELDDLYLNDKPKTHLRELCGHLQYRGAVTSEWGFGEPGSRGDGVVALFYGQPGTGKTMAAEVIANETGLDLYRVDLAQIVDKYIGETESQLAALLDEAERSNAILLFDEADSLFGERTDVGDATDRHANNVTNFLLQRLESFDGIALLTTNKRGGIDAAFKRRIAHSIRFDVPQEDLRRRLWRESFPDEANVDTDSFDFDFLGMKTLTPAIIRKVAKYAAYIAATEAHDGQPLDGEATSLEDVTITFDHALLGLQYASEAGGVALRDDEFYWYEDRLRTYETKRVSRDFDTRFRLRYLDGEGLEAMPGVDVAGEAEDELDGDETGSDTDGDQETDGDAGREVEYNPEAEPPDESAADASRATDTNETDADGHPTEDEKRGTGARTPAPDLDPEAIVHHFYDRIRAKDVDGLAALYHTDALVDVLTLQDVVAMTRSNVELDGSIDRLVDEDDRVVLEFVEASNVHELTTEIECRPDDAGRWRLYAIRQDEPPEAA; encoded by the coding sequence ATGTACGAACGGCAGGGAGACCATATTCAAGACGAGCTCGACCGAATACTGGTTGCCCTGACCGGGCTCACGGGACTGACGGACGTCCCCGAGCGTCTCGACGTTACCGTTCCCGACGCTACTGCGACGGGAGACGCAGAAGGCGCGGCAAGTGATCTCGCAACGTTCGGGGAAAGGGTCAGATCGCTCTCTCCGTCTTCGAATCCTCCGGCCGAAGCGACCGTGGAGGCGTCTCGAACCCACCTTCAATCGGTTCTCGAAGAACGAGCTGCTACTATCGATCGACGACTGAAGACCGCTCGGAACGCAACTGTGGAACTGCGCCTCGATACGCTCGCCCGATCGTTCGACCTCTCGCGAACGCACCTCGACGCCATTCTCCTCGCGTTAGCGCCCGAGATTGACTGGAGCATCGCGGCCGTGTACGGCTCTCTGTGTGGGCTGGAACAATCAGTGATGCCACCGATAACCGTTCTCGAACAGATACTCGGCCGGATGGGCCACGGCTCGGCGCCCGGCGACGTCGCCCCGAAAGAAGCGCTCGCGGCGACCGGTCCGCTCTTCGATTACGGGCTACTCGTCAGGAACGTCGGAGCCCCCGCCACGCCCTCCAGTTTCGACACCGTCACCGTCGACGAGCGCATCGTCGACTACCTCAAGGGCGGCGACAGTCTCGACCACGCACTCGTCGATATCGTCTCCATCGACCACCCCGACCGCTCCCTCTCGGACCTCGTCTTCGACGACGAGACGGCCGACACCATCGGCGCCGTTCGTGACCGCTCCGCCGCGGCCGACGTACCCACCATATTTCACTTCTCCGGCGAGGACGGCACCGGCGACGACCGCCTCCCCGCAGCGCTCACCGACGCCGACACGCCGATTCTCTGTGCCGACGCCGCGGACATCGTCGAGGACGACGACCTGTGCACCCGCCTCGTCCGCGAGGCCGCCCTGCAGGACGCGACGATCCACCTCACCGGCCTCGAACGCGTCACCGACCGGACGGAGACTCCCGCGGTCGGCCTCGGCGAAGACGGCGGTGTCGCCATGCCCGATCCCGACGCGCCCACCGTCGACTCGATCGTCGAGCGGTTCGACGACGCGCCCGGCGACGTCTTCCTCTCCCACACGGAAGAGTGGAAACCCGACGTCGATCTCACCGACCACCGCGTCGAGACCGTCTACTGTCCGTTCCCCGAGTACGACACTCGACTCGAAATCTGGCAGGGGTTCGCCGACGAGGTCGCCGAGTCCTACCTGATCGAGACCGTCGCGACCAACTTCCGGCTCCCCCAGCGCGACATCCGGCGGGCGGTGAAGACGGCACGGTACCTCTGTCGCACCGACGGCGACGCCGCCGATATCGGGGACGGTCCCGTCGATATCGAAGGCGATTCCGTCGACCCGGACGCCATCGACGACAGCTCCGCTGACCCGGACGAATTGGGCGGTGGTGGCGCCCGGGCCGCCTTCGCCCCCGTCGACGGCGCTCTCGAACGCGAGCACCTCTACGAGGCCTGCAAGCGCTACTCCGCGTCCAATCTCGAAGCCCTCGCCGACCGGATGGAGCCCGGATACGAGCTGGACGACCTCTACCTCAACGACAAACCGAAGACCCACCTCCGGGAGCTCTGTGGCCACCTCCAGTACCGCGGCGCGGTCACCAGCGAGTGGGGCTTCGGCGAGCCCGGCAGCCGCGGCGACGGCGTCGTCGCGCTGTTCTACGGCCAGCCCGGCACCGGGAAGACCATGGCCGCCGAAGTCATCGCCAACGAGACCGGCCTCGATCTCTACCGCGTGGACCTCGCCCAGATCGTCGACAAGTACATCGGCGAGACCGAGAGCCAGCTCGCCGCCCTCCTGGACGAGGCCGAGCGCTCCAACGCCATCCTCCTGTTCGACGAGGCCGACTCCCTGTTCGGCGAGCGAACCGACGTCGGCGACGCCACCGACCGCCACGCCAACAACGTCACCAACTTCCTCTTACAACGACTGGAATCGTTCGACGGCATCGCCCTCCTCACGACGAACAAGCGCGGCGGTATCGACGCGGCGTTCAAGCGTCGCATCGCCCACTCCATCCGCTTCGACGTCCCCCAGGAGGACCTGCGGCGGCGCCTCTGGCGCGAGAGCTTCCCCGACGAAGCCAACGTCGACACCGACTCCTTCGACTTCGACTTCCTCGGGATGAAGACCCTCACGCCCGCTATCATCCGCAAGGTCGCCAAGTACGCCGCCTACATCGCCGCGACCGAGGCCCACGACGGCCAACCGCTCGACGGCGAGGCCACCTCACTGGAAGACGTCACGATCACCTTCGACCACGCCCTCCTCGGCCTGCAGTACGCCAGCGAGGCCGGCGGCGTCGCCCTCCGTGACGACGAGTTCTACTGGTACGAAGACCGCCTGCGCACCTACGAGACCAAACGCGTCAGCCGCGACTTCGACACCCGATTCCGACTGCGCTACCTCGACGGCGAAGGGCTCGAAGCGATGCCCGGCGTGGACGTCGCCGGCGAGGCTGAAGACGAACTCGACGGCGATGAGACGGGTAGTGATACCGACGGAGACCAAGAAACGGACGGTGACGCCGGTCGGGAAGTCGAATACAACCCGGAAGCGGAACCCCCTGACGAGTCAGCAGCCGACGCATCGAGGGCCACCGACACAAACGAAACCGACGCCGATGGCCACCCAACTGAAGACGAGAAACGGGGTACCGGCGCACGTACACCCGCCCCCGACCTCGATCCCGAAGCCATCGTCCACCACTTCTACGATCGTATCCGGGCCAAAGACGTCGACGGGCTGGCCGCGCTCTACCACACCGACGCCCTGGTCGACGTCCTCACGCTCCAGGACGTCGTCGCCATGACCCGCTCGAACGTCGAACTCGACGGCTCGATCGACCGCCTCGTCGACGAGGACGACCGCGTCGTCCTCGAGTTCGTCGAAGCCTCGAACGTCCACGAACTCACCACCGAGATCGAGTGCCGGCCCGACGACGCCGGCCGGTGGCGCCTCTACGCCATCAGACAGGACGAGCCGCCAGAGGCCGCTTGA